Proteins encoded together in one Planctomyces sp. SH-PL14 window:
- a CDS encoding vWA domain-containing protein, which translates to MDDQIPFGTNDFALNPEPRVPCILLLDVSGSMAGQPISELNDGLTVYRDELAADALASKRVEVAVVTFGGKVSVDCPFTTSENFVPSPLHADGDTPMGQAIMSAIDLLRDRKAEYKANGISHYRPWIFLITDGGPTDGNLWKTAAEEIKRGEQSKSFAFFAVGVEGANFEVLNQLSNRQALRLKGLRFRDLFQWLSHSQQSVSRSSPGDAVPLENPTGPEGWASI; encoded by the coding sequence GTGGATGATCAGATTCCCTTTGGTACAAATGACTTTGCCCTAAACCCGGAGCCGCGGGTTCCTTGTATCCTGTTGCTCGATGTTTCCGGATCGATGGCAGGCCAGCCGATCTCTGAACTGAATGATGGCCTCACTGTCTATCGAGATGAGTTGGCTGCCGACGCATTGGCATCTAAACGGGTCGAAGTGGCAGTTGTCACCTTCGGCGGCAAAGTCTCAGTCGATTGTCCCTTTACGACGTCGGAAAACTTTGTCCCATCGCCCCTCCACGCGGATGGAGACACGCCGATGGGGCAGGCGATCATGAGCGCAATTGATCTGCTTCGCGACCGGAAGGCTGAGTACAAGGCAAATGGGATCTCCCACTATCGCCCTTGGATCTTCTTGATCACCGACGGAGGCCCTACTGACGGTAATCTTTGGAAAACAGCAGCCGAGGAGATCAAGCGAGGCGAACAAAGTAAGTCATTTGCCTTCTTCGCTGTGGGGGTCGAAGGTGCGAACTTTGAGGTTCTGAATCAGCTTTCGAACCGGCAGGCACTGCGGTTGAAGGGGCTTCGTTTCAGGGACCTCTTTCAGTGGCTCTCGCACTCCCAGCAGTCCGTGTCTCGCTCTTCCCCGGGCGATGCTGTTCCGCTCGAGAATCCGACCGGGCCTGAAGGCTGGGCATCGATCTAA
- a CDS encoding DUF4236 domain-containing protein: MGLLLRRSVRVGPFRFNLSRSGLGVSTGIPGFRVGMGPRGNYVHMGCGGLSYRTLIPRASSPRSPASSPRRFLNATTPPAATTHAPLTPLVSADVTQLIDGSSDQLLDELKTKHAKLAICPLVVLVAVAAVVMAVMSGRPTWMTTSLGVMGIGAAVLAAQWDAFRKTTVLFYEFDPQMQALYESFAAAMEKLRSCSRTWHIEASGPVHDRKYHAGASQLVSRRANRIALGTPPFVKSNIDVFAIPFGRQTLYFFPDRILIFSGGELGAVAYSDLSLQASQNRFIESESVPRDAKVVDRTWQYVNKSGGPDRRFKDNRELPVCLYEELVFMSRTGLQQHLQCSGLGAGPDLARSLATLSQRMPVETRRRP, encoded by the coding sequence ATGGGACTACTTCTGAGACGATCAGTCCGTGTCGGGCCCTTTCGGTTCAATCTCTCTCGGTCAGGACTCGGTGTGTCCACCGGAATTCCAGGATTTCGAGTGGGGATGGGCCCACGCGGCAACTACGTTCACATGGGATGCGGGGGCCTTTCCTATCGAACGTTGATCCCACGTGCGTCCTCCCCTCGGAGTCCGGCGTCGTCGCCCCGACGCTTCTTGAACGCCACGACTCCTCCTGCTGCAACGACGCACGCCCCGCTGACGCCGCTCGTATCCGCAGATGTCACGCAGTTGATCGATGGCTCTTCCGACCAATTGCTCGACGAACTCAAGACCAAGCACGCCAAGTTGGCGATTTGCCCCTTAGTCGTGCTTGTCGCAGTTGCCGCCGTTGTGATGGCGGTCATGTCTGGCCGACCGACTTGGATGACAACGTCACTCGGTGTGATGGGAATCGGAGCGGCAGTCCTAGCTGCGCAATGGGATGCATTCCGGAAGACGACGGTCCTCTTCTACGAATTCGATCCGCAGATGCAGGCTCTCTACGAGTCGTTTGCCGCGGCAATGGAGAAGCTGCGATCTTGCTCGAGAACGTGGCATATTGAGGCTTCCGGACCTGTGCACGATCGCAAATATCATGCAGGGGCCAGCCAACTGGTGAGCCGCCGTGCAAATCGCATTGCGCTAGGGACGCCGCCATTCGTGAAATCGAACATCGATGTGTTTGCGATTCCCTTCGGACGGCAGACCCTGTACTTCTTTCCGGATCGTATTCTCATCTTCTCTGGCGGCGAACTCGGAGCCGTCGCCTACTCGGACCTTTCGCTTCAGGCGAGCCAGAATCGATTCATTGAGAGCGAGTCAGTCCCCCGGGATGCCAAAGTCGTCGACCGAACTTGGCAGTACGTCAACAAATCTGGGGGTCCTGACAGAAGATTCAAGGACAACCGTGAGTTGCCGGTCTGTCTCTACGAGGAACTCGTGTTCATGAGCAGAACGGGACTCCAGCAACACCTGCAGTGCTCCGGCTTGGGAGCGGGACCTGATCTCGCCCGAAGCTTGGCAACGCTCTCGCAGAGGATGCCTGTAGAAACGCGCCGCCGCCCTTGA
- a CDS encoding tyrosine-type recombinase/integrase, with translation MSKRKGGPEKVHAEFFVWLLYKRGAVYYADGRGSLPTLGRRSLGTGSREEARHALDALDRQMAVKEGLLSVSEFVARNSGDNRLPLAEGRRLYEEYVARPSIAHGVRPKTRQRYKAVFDKFLPFAETVSVGYWNQVNKDILSKYARWLEGEGYAHATQCLELSTVKQTHKWLIDEKYLPESCSFKYPLRKNHDSTRYCWTVEQFTAIIEHCRQSAELTWLGDLCFTLGHTGMRISEAANLRWSDIDLVEGRITLVDESRQAKTGGEKRTLKNHRSRSFPIHADLLPVLHRLPRTGKHVFAGPRGGRLKPDTVRRILIRDVLEPIKGRFPSAPGEEGFIDGRVHSFRHYFCSRCANSNTAERMVMTWLGHADAAMVRRYYHLDHDEARRQMARVSMTVSPETNVGPGQSPPSGGPTAAV, from the coding sequence ATGTCAAAGCGGAAAGGCGGACCGGAGAAAGTCCATGCCGAGTTCTTTGTCTGGCTGCTGTATAAGCGGGGGGCTGTCTACTACGCGGATGGCCGAGGTTCTTTGCCAACCCTTGGACGTCGCTCCCTCGGAACGGGCAGCCGTGAGGAAGCTCGACATGCTCTCGATGCGTTAGATCGCCAGATGGCAGTCAAGGAAGGATTGCTGTCCGTCAGCGAGTTCGTGGCTAGGAATTCGGGCGACAACCGCCTGCCCCTCGCGGAGGGCCGGCGGCTGTATGAGGAGTACGTTGCTCGACCGTCGATTGCACATGGCGTCCGGCCGAAGACCCGGCAGCGGTACAAAGCGGTCTTCGACAAATTCTTGCCCTTCGCAGAGACCGTCTCGGTTGGTTATTGGAACCAGGTCAACAAGGACATTTTGTCTAAGTACGCTCGCTGGCTTGAGGGAGAGGGATACGCCCATGCAACTCAGTGTCTGGAGCTCTCCACAGTCAAACAGACTCACAAATGGCTCATCGATGAGAAGTACCTGCCCGAGTCCTGTAGCTTCAAGTATCCGCTGAGGAAAAATCATGACTCGACGCGGTATTGCTGGACGGTCGAGCAGTTCACGGCGATCATTGAGCACTGCCGCCAGTCTGCAGAACTCACCTGGCTTGGAGACCTCTGCTTCACGCTGGGCCACACGGGAATGCGGATTTCCGAGGCGGCCAATCTGAGGTGGTCGGACATCGATCTCGTGGAGGGGAGAATTACCCTGGTCGATGAGAGTCGACAGGCCAAGACCGGTGGAGAGAAGCGAACGTTAAAGAACCATCGCAGCCGGTCCTTCCCGATTCATGCGGACCTTCTCCCCGTGCTTCATCGTCTCCCGCGTACCGGCAAGCATGTCTTCGCCGGTCCCCGGGGCGGGCGTCTCAAGCCGGACACGGTTAGAAGAATTCTCATCCGCGATGTGCTCGAACCTATCAAGGGGCGCTTCCCCAGCGCACCCGGCGAGGAAGGATTCATTGATGGTCGCGTACACTCCTTTCGTCACTATTTTTGCTCCCGCTGCGCCAACAGCAATACGGCGGAGCGAATGGTGATGACGTGGCTCGGGCACGCCGATGCGGCGATGGTCCGCCGCTACTACCATCTCGATCACGACGAGGCCCGTCGCCAGATGGCGCGAGTCTCGATGACCGTGTCGCCGGAGACCAACGTCGGTCCCGGCCAGTCCCCCCCGTCAGGAGGCCCGACCGCGGCTGTGTGA
- a CDS encoding mannonate dehydratase encodes MRLATVLTPINEANLQLAAQCGVTDLVSRYFGPEIASLEATQRLAERHGLRVSVVEGYLPIERLKLGTDDGTELAAMKRLLRQMGDAGVPLLCYNFMSGTDWVRTKLHAPARGGATVTEFRLQDVERAISLNANPTPVKPLVTAEELWVNVERFLQELLPVAEAAGVTLAMHPDDPPLPMFLGRARIMNTVESFERLMALAPSSRNAICFCQGTFATMGVDIPATIRRLGSHIRYVHFRDVAGTPESFVETFHDDGPTDMAEAMRAYRAIGFDGPLRPDHVPVYVGEEGEPGYTMLGRLFAYGYIRGLMQATARDSGL; translated from the coding sequence ATGCGTCTTGCAACAGTCCTGACACCGATCAATGAGGCCAACCTGCAACTGGCCGCCCAATGCGGCGTGACGGACCTCGTTTCGCGCTATTTCGGGCCGGAAATTGCCTCGCTGGAGGCAACCCAGCGGTTGGCCGAGCGGCATGGCCTGCGGGTGTCCGTTGTGGAGGGTTATCTGCCGATCGAACGGCTCAAGCTGGGGACCGACGACGGGACCGAGCTGGCGGCGATGAAGCGGCTCCTTCGCCAGATGGGGGACGCGGGGGTCCCGCTCCTCTGTTACAACTTCATGTCCGGGACCGACTGGGTGCGGACGAAGCTTCACGCGCCGGCCCGCGGCGGCGCGACGGTGACGGAGTTCCGGCTCCAGGATGTCGAGCGGGCGATTTCGCTGAATGCCAATCCGACGCCCGTCAAACCGTTGGTCACGGCCGAAGAGCTGTGGGTGAACGTCGAGCGGTTCCTGCAGGAGCTGCTTCCCGTTGCCGAGGCGGCGGGGGTGACGCTGGCGATGCATCCGGATGATCCGCCGCTGCCGATGTTTCTGGGTCGGGCGCGGATCATGAACACGGTCGAAAGCTTCGAGCGGCTGATGGCTCTGGCTCCGAGCTCCCGCAATGCGATCTGTTTCTGCCAGGGGACGTTCGCCACGATGGGGGTCGATATCCCGGCGACGATCCGCCGGCTCGGGTCGCACATCCGGTACGTGCACTTTCGCGATGTGGCGGGGACACCGGAGTCGTTCGTCGAGACGTTTCATGACGACGGGCCGACCGATATGGCGGAGGCGATGCGGGCGTACCGGGCGATCGGGTTCGATGGTCCGCTCCGGCCGGACCATGTGCCGGTGTATGTCGGCGAGGAGGGGGAGCCGGGATACACGATGCTGGGGCGGCTGTTTGCGTACGGCTACATCCGTGGGCTGATGCAGGCGACGGCGCGGGATAGTGGTCTGTGA
- a CDS encoding transglutaminase-like domain-containing protein → MIFLCSATLEYAVKFPSTLILNLHAQRNASQTILEEQFTIDPHVRVEEFHLRGSDNRFLRLETGRRKRLTIQYQAKVECDYQLLAAGKIDDETVAEMDRNAIPFLFPSRYCQSDRLGRLAWDLFGKIANPYERVVAIVDWIHDNVEYVRGSTNSETSAYDTVTQRAGVCRDFAHLGIALCRALNIPARYFSGYAYQLDPPDFHACFEAYVGGRWMIFDATRLAHLNGLVRIGTGRDAAEAAVASIFGSVRCERMVVDCQLGPGQKYAPLGRKQLARKGISLDAASPR, encoded by the coding sequence ATGATCTTTCTCTGCTCGGCAACGCTGGAGTACGCGGTCAAGTTCCCCTCGACCCTGATCCTGAACCTCCACGCGCAGCGGAACGCCTCCCAGACGATTCTCGAGGAGCAATTCACCATCGACCCCCACGTGAGGGTGGAGGAGTTTCATCTCCGCGGGAGCGACAACCGCTTTCTCCGGCTGGAGACCGGCCGCCGCAAACGGCTCACCATCCAGTATCAGGCCAAGGTCGAGTGCGACTACCAGCTCCTCGCGGCAGGCAAGATTGACGACGAGACGGTGGCGGAGATGGACCGCAACGCCATCCCGTTCCTGTTCCCCAGCCGCTACTGCCAGTCGGACCGCCTGGGACGCCTTGCGTGGGACCTCTTCGGCAAGATCGCCAACCCGTACGAGCGGGTCGTCGCCATCGTCGACTGGATTCACGACAACGTCGAATACGTCCGCGGCTCGACGAACTCGGAGACCTCCGCCTACGACACCGTCACCCAGCGGGCCGGTGTCTGCCGCGACTTCGCCCACCTGGGGATCGCGCTCTGCCGCGCGCTCAACATCCCCGCGCGGTATTTCTCCGGCTACGCCTACCAGCTCGATCCCCCGGACTTCCACGCCTGCTTCGAGGCGTACGTCGGGGGACGCTGGATGATCTTCGACGCCACGCGGCTCGCGCATCTCAACGGCCTGGTCCGGATCGGGACGGGTCGCGATGCGGCCGAAGCCGCGGTCGCCAGCATCTTCGGTTCGGTCCGGTGCGAGCGGATGGTCGTCGACTGTCAGCTCGGGCCGGGGCAGAAGTATGCTCCCCTCGGCAGGAAGCAACTCGCCCGCAAGGGCATCTCGCTGGACGCGGCGTCCCCCCGTTAG
- a CDS encoding transglutaminase N-terminal domain-containing protein — MTTLRIDHRTIYRYSGPVTFGRHRLVLRPREGHEQQILRMTLEIFPRNHVTWTRDVFGNSVAFVHFLEPADRLEIHSEVVLHREVPFPAEEPHEPWTVPMPVLYDRLESVVTDAYLLPSYPDDAAAVRQWMDREMPAPDQTNAEAVLLALGSIVHQRIKYNRRPEKGVQTPAETLKLQSGSCRDMATLMMDAARQLGIASRFVSGYLDCPASLAGRASTHAWIEYYLPLLGWRGFDPTIGEPTSLKHVVVGVSNHPRGVMPISGVFGGTSADFLGLTVTVQTSIPLDRVAE, encoded by the coding sequence ATGACCACGCTCCGAATCGATCACCGCACGATCTACCGCTATTCCGGCCCGGTCACTTTCGGGCGGCACCGGCTGGTCCTCCGTCCGCGGGAAGGGCACGAGCAGCAGATCCTCCGGATGACGCTGGAGATCTTTCCTCGGAACCACGTCACCTGGACCCGCGACGTCTTCGGGAACTCCGTCGCCTTCGTCCACTTCCTCGAGCCGGCCGACCGGCTCGAGATCCACAGCGAGGTCGTACTCCATCGCGAGGTCCCGTTTCCCGCGGAGGAGCCGCATGAGCCCTGGACGGTCCCGATGCCGGTCCTCTACGACCGGCTCGAATCGGTGGTGACGGACGCCTACCTGCTTCCCTCCTACCCGGACGACGCGGCCGCGGTCCGGCAGTGGATGGATCGCGAGATGCCGGCGCCGGACCAGACCAATGCCGAGGCGGTCCTGTTGGCGCTCGGTTCGATCGTCCATCAGCGGATCAAGTACAACCGCCGGCCCGAGAAGGGGGTGCAGACTCCGGCCGAGACGCTGAAGCTTCAAAGCGGCTCGTGCCGCGACATGGCGACGCTGATGATGGACGCGGCCCGGCAGCTGGGGATCGCGTCGCGGTTTGTCAGCGGATATCTCGACTGTCCGGCGTCGCTGGCGGGGCGGGCCTCGACGCACGCGTGGATCGAGTACTACCTGCCGCTCCTGGGCTGGCGCGGGTTCGATCCGACGATCGGGGAGCCGACGTCGCTGAAGCATGTGGTTGTCGGCGTCAGCAATCATCCGCGAGGAGTGATGCCGATCTCGGGGGTCTTCGGGGGGACCTCGGCCGACTTCCTCGGCCTCACGGTCACGGTCCAGACGAGCATCCCGTTGGACCGGGTGGCTGAATAA
- a CDS encoding DUF1559 domain-containing protein, protein MKKKSGFTLIELLVVIAIIAVLVAILLPAVQQAREAARRSQCQNNLKQIGLASHNYLSTFSLFPPSACVNNTLSNNSTWSIHGRLMPYMEQTNLYNKIDLAVGWSAFPVISNFRVPNYACQSDAKAGTARDAGGGIFLLPTSYGFNFGTWFVYDPATNRGGDGFTYPNSNLNAGSFTDGTSNTLLASEVHTWQAYTRNGGPPSTTVPNTPAEVAVIADSGVKDRLQPATADGTGHTEWANGHCHHSGFTTTLTPNTRVNYSYMGVTYNSDFNSRQEGSSTTSASYAVLTSRSFHNGLVNSVLVDGSVKSFSDNIAFDVWRGLGTRAGGEKLSEF, encoded by the coding sequence ATGAAGAAGAAATCGGGTTTCACGCTGATCGAGTTGTTGGTCGTCATTGCCATTATCGCCGTCCTGGTGGCGATTCTGCTGCCGGCCGTGCAGCAGGCCCGGGAAGCCGCGCGGCGGTCGCAGTGCCAGAACAATCTCAAGCAGATCGGCCTGGCCTCTCACAACTACCTGTCGACCTTCTCTCTCTTCCCGCCCAGCGCCTGCGTCAATAACACGCTGTCGAACAACAGCACCTGGTCGATCCATGGACGGCTGATGCCCTACATGGAGCAGACGAACCTCTACAACAAGATCGACCTCGCTGTCGGCTGGAGTGCCTTCCCGGTCATCAGCAACTTCCGCGTCCCGAACTACGCCTGCCAGAGCGACGCCAAGGCCGGAACCGCCCGCGATGCCGGCGGCGGCATCTTCCTGCTGCCGACGAGCTACGGCTTCAACTTCGGCACCTGGTTCGTCTATGACCCGGCGACGAATCGCGGCGGCGACGGATTCACCTATCCGAACTCGAACCTCAACGCCGGCAGCTTTACCGACGGGACGAGCAACACGCTCCTGGCGTCGGAGGTCCACACCTGGCAGGCCTACACCCGCAACGGCGGTCCCCCCAGCACGACCGTCCCGAACACCCCGGCGGAAGTCGCGGTCATCGCGGATTCGGGGGTCAAGGACCGGCTCCAGCCGGCGACCGCGGACGGCACCGGCCACACGGAGTGGGCGAACGGCCACTGCCATCACAGCGGCTTCACGACGACGCTGACGCCGAACACGCGGGTGAACTACTCCTATATGGGCGTCACTTACAACTCGGACTTCAACTCACGGCAGGAGGGGAGCAGCACGACGTCGGCGAGCTATGCCGTGCTGACCTCCCGCAGCTTCCACAACGGCCTCGTCAACTCGGTGCTGGTGGACGGTTCGGTGAAGTCGTTCAGCGACAACATCGCCTTTGACGTGTGGCGCGGTCTCGGCACGCGGGCTGGTGGGGAGAAGCTGTCCGAGTTCTAG
- a CDS encoding PVC-type heme-binding CxxCH protein: MRPLIAATLGLLLSTTPLYAQRDLKDIPLPDPELERKTFVLPEGFEVNLFAADPQIAKPIQMNFDPQGRLWIVSSEVYPQIEPGQVANDKVLIVEDKNHDGVADSTSVFADGLLIPTGIAPGDGGAYVGASTELLFLKDTDGDGKADHRRVVLSGFGTEDTHHIIHTFRWGPEQLLYFSQSIYIHSHIETPWGVKRLNAGGIWQMRPENLELDIILRGLVNTWGTAWDQWGATFATDGAGGEGINYVVPGASYTTAYGAPRILRGLNPGSPKDCGLEIVSGAHLPDDWQGSLITNDFRGHRVCRYVLKEQGSGYLSQEQQEVIKSDHVAFRPIDVKQGPDGAIYIADWYNPIIQHGEVDFRDPRRDKVHGRIWRVSYKGKPAVAPTKLVGTTTEQLLEQLKSPEGFVRQQAKRVLRERASLEGKQDEIVAALRTWSQSMDNTAPGYHRARLEALWMYVGLDVVEPELLGWLLRCSDHHVRAAATRVVGQWLNRLPDALALLQKQVTDAHPQVRLEAVRVLGRVQDPRAIEIAALALDKEMDEWLDYSLWLTSRELQPVWQPALTKGEITFGNNARHLAFVLKSAGSPEAVPALVKMLQNKQVQDADRPQVLDVIGEFGRGEDLKSVFDLAIANQDPGLLASLLTAHAKRNVSPAGDLAAIAPLLKSENAALRTQAARGVGAWHVESQWEALRGLIEDKDPAVVDAAILGIADFGGKDAVALLEKLSGDAKTFRPAITGLLKHRPEEAAKAFVTYLQDGARTSGGTQDADLAALFAAFLQRKDGAGLLAAALKDQKIKADAAVIGQRAIGASGQAHEALTKALATAANIATGPRVLTPEQMTKEIEFVQAHGNAARGEAIFRRAELNCFKCHAVGDAGGQVGPNLVSLGATAQLDYVINSLLDPNKNVKEGFTTVVVVTDEGKVLSGVKLRESDTDLIIRDADDREISIPKSQIDEQKAGASIMPVGLADRLTESELADLVAFLAALGKQPDFTIKPELVVRRWLALQASEPAANAIRRTSYATAATDDPAFQFAPVYSTVGGALPLGELPTLRATYALKPGERGASYVRTEMEVVQAGKGRIVVSPAKGVAGWLNDKPFDPASDALLDLPVGKHRITLAINRDVAGDGPLNVRIQTPEQGGALVKLVGGK, translated from the coding sequence ATGCGTCCACTGATCGCCGCCACCCTCGGCCTGCTCCTCAGCACCACGCCGCTCTACGCCCAGCGGGACCTCAAAGACATCCCCCTCCCCGATCCGGAACTGGAACGAAAGACCTTCGTCCTCCCCGAAGGTTTCGAGGTCAACCTCTTCGCCGCCGACCCCCAGATCGCCAAACCGATCCAGATGAACTTCGACCCGCAAGGGCGGCTCTGGATCGTCTCCAGCGAGGTCTACCCCCAGATCGAACCGGGACAGGTCGCCAACGACAAGGTCCTGATCGTCGAAGACAAGAACCACGACGGCGTCGCCGACTCGACCTCCGTCTTCGCTGACGGCCTCCTGATCCCGACCGGCATCGCCCCCGGCGACGGCGGAGCCTACGTCGGCGCCAGCACGGAACTGCTGTTCCTCAAGGACACCGACGGCGACGGCAAGGCCGACCACCGCCGCGTCGTTCTCTCCGGCTTCGGCACCGAAGACACCCACCACATCATCCACACCTTCCGCTGGGGCCCGGAACAGCTCCTGTACTTCAGCCAGTCGATCTACATCCACAGCCACATCGAAACGCCGTGGGGCGTCAAACGGCTCAACGCCGGCGGCATCTGGCAGATGCGGCCCGAAAACCTCGAGCTCGACATCATCCTCCGCGGCCTGGTCAACACCTGGGGAACCGCCTGGGACCAGTGGGGAGCGACGTTCGCCACCGACGGAGCCGGCGGCGAAGGGATCAACTACGTCGTCCCCGGCGCGTCCTACACCACCGCCTACGGTGCCCCGCGAATCCTGCGGGGACTCAATCCCGGAAGCCCCAAGGACTGCGGCCTGGAGATCGTTTCCGGCGCCCACCTGCCGGACGACTGGCAGGGGAGCCTGATCACAAACGACTTCCGCGGCCACCGGGTCTGCCGGTACGTGCTGAAGGAACAGGGCTCGGGCTACCTCTCGCAGGAGCAGCAGGAAGTCATCAAGTCGGACCATGTCGCCTTCCGGCCGATCGACGTGAAGCAGGGACCGGACGGCGCGATCTACATCGCCGACTGGTACAACCCGATCATCCAGCACGGGGAAGTCGACTTCCGCGATCCGCGGCGGGACAAGGTCCACGGCCGGATCTGGCGCGTCAGCTACAAGGGAAAACCGGCCGTCGCGCCGACGAAGCTCGTCGGAACCACGACCGAACAACTCCTCGAACAGCTGAAGTCTCCCGAAGGCTTCGTCCGGCAGCAGGCCAAGCGGGTCCTGCGGGAGCGGGCGAGTCTCGAAGGGAAGCAGGACGAGATCGTCGCGGCGCTGCGGACCTGGTCGCAGAGCATGGACAACACCGCCCCCGGCTATCACCGAGCGCGGCTCGAAGCCCTGTGGATGTACGTTGGCCTCGACGTCGTCGAACCGGAACTGCTGGGCTGGCTGCTGCGGTGCTCGGACCACCACGTCCGCGCCGCGGCGACGCGGGTCGTCGGACAGTGGCTCAATCGGCTTCCGGACGCCCTCGCGCTCCTGCAGAAGCAGGTGACGGATGCCCATCCGCAGGTCCGGCTGGAAGCGGTCCGGGTCCTCGGCCGCGTGCAGGACCCGCGGGCGATCGAGATCGCCGCCCTGGCGCTCGATAAGGAAATGGACGAGTGGCTCGACTACTCGCTGTGGCTCACGTCGCGTGAGCTCCAACCGGTCTGGCAGCCGGCGCTGACGAAAGGTGAGATCACGTTCGGGAACAACGCCCGGCACCTCGCCTTCGTCCTCAAGTCGGCCGGCTCGCCCGAAGCGGTCCCGGCCCTCGTCAAGATGCTTCAGAACAAGCAAGTCCAGGACGCCGACCGCCCGCAGGTCCTCGATGTCATCGGAGAGTTCGGCCGCGGCGAAGATCTGAAGTCGGTCTTCGATCTGGCGATCGCGAATCAGGACCCGGGGCTGCTCGCCTCGCTGCTGACCGCGCATGCCAAGCGGAACGTGAGCCCGGCCGGCGACCTGGCGGCGATCGCGCCGCTGCTGAAGTCGGAGAACGCGGCGCTGCGGACCCAGGCGGCCCGCGGCGTCGGAGCATGGCACGTTGAATCCCAGTGGGAGGCGCTGCGAGGGCTGATCGAAGACAAAGACCCGGCGGTCGTCGACGCCGCGATTCTGGGAATCGCGGACTTTGGCGGGAAGGACGCCGTCGCGCTGCTCGAGAAGCTCAGCGGTGACGCGAAGACGTTCCGTCCGGCGATCACCGGACTCCTGAAGCATCGGCCGGAGGAGGCCGCCAAGGCCTTCGTGACGTACCTCCAGGACGGCGCCCGCACGAGCGGCGGGACGCAGGATGCGGATCTGGCGGCCCTGTTTGCCGCGTTCCTGCAGCGGAAGGACGGCGCGGGCCTGCTGGCGGCGGCCCTCAAGGACCAGAAGATCAAGGCGGACGCGGCAGTCATCGGCCAGCGGGCGATCGGTGCCAGCGGACAGGCGCATGAAGCCCTCACCAAGGCCCTCGCGACGGCGGCCAACATCGCCACCGGCCCGCGCGTCCTGACGCCGGAGCAGATGACGAAGGAGATCGAGTTCGTCCAGGCGCACGGCAACGCGGCCCGCGGCGAGGCGATCTTCCGCCGGGCCGAGCTGAACTGCTTCAAGTGCCACGCCGTCGGCGATGCCGGCGGACAGGTCGGCCCGAACCTCGTGAGCCTCGGGGCGACCGCGCAGCTCGACTACGTCATCAACTCGCTTCTCGACCCGAACAAGAACGTCAAGGAAGGGTTCACGACGGTCGTGGTCGTGACCGACGAGGGGAAAGTGCTCTCGGGAGTGAAGCTCCGCGAGTCCGATACGGACCTCATCATCCGGGACGCCGACGACCGGGAGATCTCGATCCCGAAGAGCCAGATCGACGAGCAGAAGGCGGGGGCTTCAATCATGCCGGTGGGCTTGGCCGACCGGCTGACGGAGTCCGAACTCGCCGACCTTGTGGCGTTCCTCGCGGCGCTTGGCAAACAGCCGGACTTCACGATCAAGCCGGAGCTTGTCGTCCGCCGCTGGCTGGCCCTGCAGGCGAGCGAGCCGGCCGCTAACGCGATTCGTCGGACCAGTTACGCGACGGCCGCGACGGATGATCCGGCCTTCCAGTTTGCTCCCGTCTACAGCACGGTCGGGGGAGCTTTGCCGCTGGGTGAGCTGCCGACCCTCCGGGCGACTTATGCCCTGAAGCCCGGTGAGCGGGGGGCGAGCTATGTGCGGACGGAGATGGAAGTCGTGCAGGCTGGGAAGGGGCGGATCGTTGTTTCTCCGGCCAAGGGGGTGGCGGGGTGGCTGAACGATAAGCCGTTCGATCCGGCGAGTGATGCTCTGCTCGACCTTCCGGTTGGGAAGCACCGGATTACGCTGGCGATCAATCGCGACGTGGCGGGAGATGGTCCGCTGAACGTTCGGATTCAGACTCCGGAGCAAGGTGGAGCGCTCGTGAAGCTTGTTGGCGGCAAGTAG
- a CDS encoding DoxX family protein, with translation MSVPMASSPPANGGLRTTFWVLQILLAVVFGASGILKLSAPIEELGKMLPWVHDAPELMVRFIGIAELIGAVGLILPAATRISPILTPFASLSLTVVMTLAVLFHLTRKEFSAVPLPLVLGVLSGLVTWGRLQPAKIHSRRRERREAMLHNS, from the coding sequence ATGTCCGTCCCCATGGCTTCCTCGCCGCCAGCCAATGGCGGGTTGCGAACCACGTTCTGGGTTCTTCAGATTCTGCTCGCGGTCGTCTTCGGAGCCTCGGGGATTTTGAAGCTCTCGGCCCCCATTGAGGAACTGGGGAAGATGCTTCCCTGGGTTCATGATGCGCCGGAGCTGATGGTGCGGTTCATCGGGATCGCGGAGCTGATTGGAGCGGTGGGGCTGATCCTTCCCGCTGCAACGCGGATCTCGCCGATCCTGACGCCGTTTGCTTCGCTGAGCCTGACGGTGGTGATGACGCTGGCGGTGCTGTTCCATCTCACCCGGAAGGAGTTCAGCGCCGTGCCGCTTCCTCTGGTGCTGGGAGTCCTTTCCGGACTGGTGACGTGGGGGCGGCTGCAGCCGGCTAAGATCCACTCTCGTCGCCGGGAGCGGCGGGAAGCGATGCTTCACAACTCGTGA